Proteins encoded by one window of Thermococcus sp. Bubb.Bath:
- the cas3 gene encoding CRISPR-associated helicase Cas3', protein MKLCYAKFNPHQFLECHTLDAINVLKSIKNAFPWLEELSPGIFELSFYAVLLHDIGKCARGFQKKKNKWGYRHEILSVPFVQFLDFPEKERNLIALAILTHHKTLDELEEILPVSTAEVGPLEFDEKLEELLERAEYIEKMFLPRIPNIEAYYFGTTRPPRKFNFPKDWREKLREFDFQKLREWYKDNLDAERKTLAFMRGLLNASDHLASAGELEILLLPDIAERLELKIPRGKLRPLQVEAFNSEGNLLLRAPTGYGKTEAALLWANRNAFRNKEGITSRIFYVLPYKASINAMHQRMMDIFSDPSLVGVLHSSASFYLYTSALEYRRLSSLYHKIYTPLKVTTPFQLMKAFFGVGFHEMLKTELSGSLLIFDEIHAYEPNVLGIILAMLNELEGLKAKIMVMTATLPDFLEELIKNTADFKELKTPAEEADRFTRHRVHVVDGGMASVEELIDELGLHRKVKKTSRPALIACNSVDRAVSVYKELSGDYRVLLLHSRFTQGDREAKEKTLLEKISDYDFVVATQVVEVSLDVSFSTILTEPAPLDALIQRFGRVNRQGWREGRIEDVYVLTKGSDADRKIYKPYKVVEESVKILQEFDGRELRESIIPKLVSKAYAHVSDELVEEVRYYQKMAQEVFNNVKPMMKGEDEQKFYKMFNGLEVVPGTYQGTVSKLLDKKMGMEVYKYLIPIPMWLYHAERENFHPLSDRGRGKYILVAELEYDPEKGLQRVPLNGGEIF, encoded by the coding sequence ATGAAGCTCTGCTATGCCAAATTCAACCCTCACCAGTTCCTCGAGTGCCATACGCTCGATGCAATCAACGTGCTGAAGAGCATAAAGAACGCCTTTCCCTGGCTTGAAGAGCTTTCCCCTGGCATTTTCGAGCTTTCATTTTATGCCGTCCTCCTCCACGATATTGGAAAGTGTGCCCGCGGCTTTCAAAAAAAGAAGAACAAGTGGGGTTACCGCCACGAGATTCTCTCAGTTCCATTTGTGCAGTTCTTGGACTTCCCGGAGAAGGAACGCAATCTTATAGCGCTCGCCATACTCACCCACCACAAGACTTTGGATGAACTTGAAGAGATTCTCCCGGTTAGTACTGCCGAGGTAGGTCCCCTTGAGTTCGACGAGAAGCTTGAGGAACTCCTTGAGCGGGCCGAGTACATAGAAAAGATGTTCCTGCCAAGAATTCCCAACATCGAAGCGTACTACTTTGGCACAACGAGGCCACCAAGAAAGTTCAACTTCCCTAAAGACTGGAGAGAAAAACTCAGAGAATTCGACTTCCAGAAATTGAGGGAGTGGTACAAAGACAATCTTGACGCCGAGAGGAAAACACTGGCCTTTATGCGAGGTCTGTTAAACGCCTCGGATCACCTTGCCTCTGCCGGTGAACTTGAAATACTTCTCCTCCCAGACATCGCTGAGAGGCTTGAATTGAAAATTCCAAGGGGGAAACTTAGACCACTTCAGGTTGAGGCTTTTAATTCAGAAGGGAATCTGCTCCTAAGAGCACCCACGGGATACGGGAAGACCGAAGCAGCGCTCTTATGGGCAAACAGAAATGCTTTCAGAAACAAGGAAGGTATAACAAGCAGAATTTTTTATGTCCTGCCCTACAAAGCCAGCATAAACGCGATGCACCAGCGAATGATGGATATATTTTCCGATCCATCATTGGTAGGGGTTCTACACAGCTCTGCGAGCTTTTATCTCTACACATCTGCCCTTGAGTACAGGCGACTGAGCTCGCTGTACCATAAAATTTACACTCCGCTAAAGGTCACCACCCCGTTCCAGCTTATGAAGGCCTTCTTTGGGGTCGGCTTCCACGAAATGCTGAAAACCGAGCTTTCGGGATCGCTTCTCATATTCGACGAAATCCACGCCTACGAGCCCAACGTTCTCGGTATAATCCTTGCAATGCTTAACGAACTCGAAGGTCTGAAAGCCAAGATCATGGTTATGACCGCAACCCTGCCGGACTTCCTTGAAGAGTTAATCAAGAACACGGCCGATTTCAAGGAGCTCAAAACCCCTGCAGAAGAGGCAGACAGATTTACCCGCCACAGAGTTCACGTTGTTGACGGGGGCATGGCCTCTGTGGAAGAGTTGATAGACGAGCTTGGACTTCACAGAAAGGTCAAGAAGACTTCGAGGCCTGCGTTAATAGCTTGTAACAGTGTGGATCGGGCGGTTAGTGTCTACAAAGAGCTAAGCGGAGACTACAGAGTTCTGCTTCTCCACAGCCGGTTTACCCAGGGTGACAGGGAAGCAAAGGAGAAGACACTCCTTGAAAAGATATCCGATTATGACTTTGTTGTTGCAACACAGGTCGTAGAGGTTTCCCTCGACGTCAGCTTCTCGACGATACTAACAGAGCCGGCACCTTTAGACGCGTTAATACAGCGCTTTGGGCGCGTTAACAGGCAGGGCTGGAGGGAGGGACGGATTGAAGACGTCTACGTCCTGACTAAAGGCTCGGACGCCGATAGAAAAATCTACAAACCCTACAAGGTCGTTGAAGAGAGCGTGAAGATACTCCAAGAGTTCGATGGGAGAGAACTGAGAGAATCCATAATCCCTAAGCTGGTAAGTAAAGCTTATGCGCATGTTTCTGACGAGCTTGTAGAAGAGGTTCGCTACTATCAAAAGATGGCTCAAGAGGTTTTCAACAACGTAAAGCCCATGATGAAAGGTGAAGATGAGCAAAAGTTCTACAAGATGTTCAACGGCCTCGAAGTAGTTCCCGGAACTTATCAGGGAACCGTCAGCAAACTGCTTGACAAGAAAATGGGCATGGAAGTGTATAAGTATCTCATCCCAATCCCTATGTGGCTCTATCACGCTGAGCGGGAGAATTTCCATCCCCTCTCCGACAGGGGGAGGGGGAAGTATATTCTCGTTGCCGAGCTCGAATATGACCCTGAGAAAGGCCTTCAGAGAGTCCCGTTAAATGGGGGAGAGATATTTTAA
- the cas5b gene encoding type I-B CRISPR-associated protein Cas5b, whose product MIRVKLRAWTASFRFPTFQSGYQPTLPVPPPSTIQGILSAAKGEPVYLTELPYVGYVFKSRGKGVDLEKIYALGKVETDIMKREFHYSAELYIYLPDEWKEPFKRPRYQLLLGRSSDLVVVEEIKRVELEEKEAPLGGTVVPIELGLPGMVHALVVEYDYSTVPRRAKLVKPFIVLPFPRMRAERMRQRTKALHDPELGIGVYLHRWSG is encoded by the coding sequence ATGATACGGGTGAAACTGAGAGCATGGACAGCATCTTTCCGCTTTCCAACATTTCAGTCAGGGTACCAGCCGACTCTGCCTGTCCCGCCCCCATCAACGATTCAAGGCATACTCTCGGCCGCAAAGGGAGAGCCGGTTTACCTAACGGAGCTTCCATACGTCGGCTACGTCTTCAAAAGCAGGGGCAAGGGAGTAGACCTTGAAAAAATCTACGCCCTTGGAAAGGTCGAGACGGACATCATGAAGCGCGAGTTTCACTACAGTGCAGAACTTTACATCTATCTCCCAGATGAGTGGAAAGAACCCTTCAAAAGACCTCGCTATCAGCTCCTCCTTGGAAGATCGAGCGACTTGGTCGTCGTTGAAGAGATTAAGAGAGTTGAGCTTGAAGAAAAAGAAGCGCCCCTTGGCGGAACCGTAGTGCCTATCGAGCTCGGACTCCCAGGAATGGTCCACGCACTCGTCGTTGAATACGACTACTCTACCGTTCCGAGAAGGGCAAAGCTCGTAAAACCATTTATCGTGCTCCCGTTTCCAAGAATGAGGGCCGAGAGAATGAGGCAGAGAACCAAAGCGCTCCACGACCCAGAGCTCGGCATAGGCGTCTATCTGCATAGGTGGAGCGGATGA
- the cas7i gene encoding type I-B CRISPR-associated protein Cas7/Cst2/DevR encodes MRFATGMVLIDAPHSALNMLGIDESLADRNVTRVKTFKRGGKRYPYVSPQAWRYWWRSTLKEHFNWELSPLYREQKQVFTAANPLKYPDDDIFGYMRAFKKGGVNVTVTRVSPLKNTPLISVLPDRNALTVDEGYASRHEGDPVPYSQEFYSTVFKGAFSLDLDAVGRFTIISKAGFKNLLTRDDLPKKRNKNNEEVFNEVEEMERIASEIGAQVGEKEWLIPAEIRKKRASEAMKALRLLSGGAKQTQYHTDITPKFVLLLNVDAGINPFISDVVFEDRGEINFYTEALSKRLADLKDVIPGGAKLYLGYDEGFVKSLGWDMDDAVQKFEEAGIEVFVGTVKEALDEFAKEIEAYYG; translated from the coding sequence ATGAGGTTCGCAACAGGAATGGTTTTGATAGATGCGCCACACTCGGCGCTGAACATGCTTGGTATAGATGAAAGCCTCGCGGACAGGAACGTTACGAGAGTCAAAACCTTTAAACGCGGCGGAAAGCGCTATCCCTACGTCTCCCCGCAGGCCTGGCGCTACTGGTGGCGTTCCACGCTGAAGGAGCACTTCAATTGGGAGCTTTCACCGCTCTACAGAGAGCAGAAGCAGGTGTTCACGGCCGCAAACCCTCTCAAGTACCCTGACGATGACATCTTTGGTTACATGAGGGCCTTTAAGAAAGGCGGCGTTAACGTAACGGTTACAAGGGTTTCCCCGCTGAAGAACACCCCACTCATTTCGGTTCTCCCCGACAGGAACGCTCTAACGGTTGACGAGGGTTATGCCTCAAGACACGAGGGCGATCCGGTTCCGTACAGCCAAGAGTTCTACTCCACCGTCTTCAAGGGTGCGTTCTCACTCGACCTCGATGCGGTTGGACGCTTCACGATCATAAGCAAGGCAGGCTTCAAGAACCTCCTCACGAGGGACGATCTGCCTAAGAAGAGAAACAAGAACAACGAAGAAGTGTTCAACGAAGTCGAGGAAATGGAGAGAATTGCGAGTGAAATCGGCGCCCAGGTTGGCGAAAAGGAGTGGCTCATACCGGCAGAGATAAGAAAGAAACGCGCAAGTGAAGCCATGAAGGCCCTTCGCCTCCTTTCTGGTGGAGCTAAGCAGACGCAGTACCACACGGACATAACGCCCAAGTTTGTGCTCCTCCTCAACGTTGATGCTGGGATAAACCCGTTCATAAGCGACGTGGTCTTTGAGGACAGGGGGGAGATCAACTTCTACACTGAAGCCCTATCGAAGAGGCTGGCAGACCTTAAAGACGTTATTCCCGGCGGGGCAAAGCTCTACCTTGGCTACGATGAAGGCTTCGTTAAGTCTCTCGGCTGGGACATGGACGATGCCGTCCAGAAGTTCGAGGAGGCAGGTATTGAAGTGTTCGTTGGAACGGTGAAGGAAGCACTAGATGAGTTCGCGAAGGAAATCGAAGCCTACTACGGGTGA
- the cas8a1 gene encoding type I-B CRISPR-associated protein Cas8b1/Cst1 — METATDAPSLFTWTGHPFTDAGLAALLLLSGKEKPEELTEEDIENAANFASRLYARKEWSSGYIHAMMLPNSGILMANPSMAKKRTPEAIKKNLLGLLNEKEDPSAPICEICGRRHARIKPVYRSDFPLVGTGGVPNYFPSGKEGANICSRCLFLAQMMPLVAYRLSRVLIIHAHPYELMLEFHREAIDDIKKSELASTARDFKRPENFLFEKLVEIGTNLELGKLENASITLYYFVVNNKAPTIELIYIPNPVLRFVAFAARVDRAGWKKIVSMGWRKKPSEEELEDFKKRYPNNVYSKLLSGESILPYFIDTKNRRANSNWRLLSFYCSEVLSLDKEALEFIKGVADRIVETVEKLPDNKLSARVRELERAEKLYQFEAFFVNLEKLRQRLGVEKPLLTFDEFARILTSYGEDLNVSWKTVKNLLLFRIYEKLHDRLVKVSAEEVEGTEENEEEFEEGGEE; from the coding sequence GTGGAGACAGCCACAGATGCTCCATCTCTTTTCACTTGGACTGGACACCCATTCACCGATGCAGGCCTTGCTGCACTGTTACTGTTGAGCGGAAAGGAGAAGCCAGAGGAACTGACTGAAGAGGACATTGAAAATGCTGCAAATTTTGCTTCCAGACTGTATGCTCGAAAAGAATGGAGTTCAGGATACATACACGCGATGATGCTTCCCAACAGTGGAATCCTCATGGCAAACCCAAGCATGGCCAAGAAAAGAACACCAGAGGCAATTAAAAAGAATCTCCTCGGCCTGCTAAATGAGAAAGAAGATCCAAGCGCCCCAATATGTGAAATCTGTGGAAGAAGGCATGCTAGGATTAAGCCCGTCTATCGCTCCGACTTTCCGCTTGTGGGCACCGGAGGAGTTCCGAACTACTTCCCCTCTGGAAAAGAGGGGGCAAACATCTGCTCCCGCTGCCTGTTCCTCGCCCAGATGATGCCTTTAGTGGCCTACCGCCTCTCAAGGGTTCTTATAATCCACGCACACCCCTATGAACTGATGCTTGAGTTTCACAGGGAGGCCATCGATGACATCAAAAAGAGCGAGCTTGCCTCCACAGCAAGGGACTTCAAGCGGCCTGAGAACTTCCTGTTTGAAAAGCTCGTCGAGATAGGAACGAACCTTGAACTGGGCAAACTCGAGAATGCCTCAATAACGCTCTATTATTTTGTTGTAAACAACAAAGCTCCCACCATAGAACTGATATACATCCCCAATCCGGTTCTTCGCTTCGTCGCGTTTGCGGCCAGAGTGGACAGGGCAGGATGGAAGAAAATAGTCTCAATGGGATGGAGAAAAAAGCCGAGTGAGGAAGAGCTCGAAGACTTCAAGAAACGCTATCCCAACAACGTCTACTCAAAGCTACTCTCCGGAGAAAGCATACTCCCGTACTTTATCGACACTAAGAATCGTCGCGCGAATTCAAACTGGAGGCTTCTCTCGTTTTACTGCTCGGAGGTGTTGAGTTTGGATAAAGAAGCCTTGGAGTTTATTAAAGGAGTTGCCGACAGAATTGTGGAAACCGTTGAAAAGCTGCCCGACAACAAGCTCTCCGCTCGGGTCAGAGAGCTGGAGCGGGCGGAGAAGCTCTACCAGTTCGAGGCGTTCTTTGTGAACCTTGAAAAGCTCCGTCAAAGGCTGGGGGTTGAGAAACCACTCCTAACCTTTGACGAGTTCGCTCGGATACTCACCAGCTACGGCGAAGACCTGAACGTCTCATGGAAGACCGTCAAAAATCTCCTTCTTTTCCGCATCTACGAAAAGCTCCATGACAGGCTCGTGAAGGTCTCCGCTGAGGAGGTTGAAGGGACTGAAGAAAACGAAGAGGAATTTGAGGAGGGTGGTGAAGAATGA
- the cas6 gene encoding CRISPR-associated endoribonuclease Cas6 — MRFLVRFHPENEPFRIPFSHQHYIQGLFYRRVQRVNSDLSLRLHSPKVPKLFTYSLFMAEKRELAEDKNSLLGYGKGFFYFSTAVPEIAEAFIGGLLQSPEVELWKEKFTVEEVKALAEPERLSGKKFVTLSPVAVTTKRVQFGRPRSYDLSPAESEFYGLMRENLQEKYLHLYGAKPPEEFDMRVLSAKPKRFEVKPGIFQIAWHLVFRAYGDEGLLRAGYLTGFGEKNSIGFGMVKVDGGKERVKKRWKGGVSYQEGEEA; from the coding sequence TTGAGATTCCTCGTAAGATTTCACCCGGAGAATGAGCCGTTCAGGATACCCTTCAGCCACCAGCACTACATCCAGGGTCTCTTCTACAGACGGGTTCAGCGCGTCAATTCCGATCTGAGCCTCCGCCTGCACTCTCCCAAGGTTCCGAAGCTCTTCACCTACTCACTCTTCATGGCAGAGAAGCGGGAGCTGGCTGAGGACAAGAACTCCCTGCTCGGCTACGGAAAGGGCTTCTTCTACTTCTCGACGGCGGTTCCGGAGATAGCGGAGGCATTCATAGGCGGCCTCCTCCAAAGCCCTGAAGTCGAGCTGTGGAAGGAGAAGTTCACGGTCGAGGAGGTCAAGGCTTTAGCTGAGCCTGAGAGGCTGAGCGGGAAGAAGTTCGTGACGCTGTCGCCCGTTGCAGTTACCACAAAGAGAGTTCAGTTTGGGAGGCCAAGGAGCTACGACCTCTCACCAGCGGAATCGGAGTTCTACGGCCTGATGCGGGAGAACCTGCAGGAGAAGTACCTGCACCTCTACGGGGCGAAGCCGCCGGAAGAGTTTGACATGAGAGTCCTGAGCGCCAAGCCCAAGCGCTTCGAGGTCAAGCCGGGCATCTTCCAGATAGCATGGCATCTCGTGTTCAGGGCTTACGGGGATGAGGGGCTCCTCAGGGCCGGCTACCTTACTGGCTTCGGCGAGAAGAACTCGATAGGGTTCGGGATGGTGAAGGTTGATGGAGGAAAGGAGAGGGTGAAGAAGAGATGGAAAGGAGGTGTGAGCTATCAGGAAGGAGAAGAGGCTTGA
- a CDS encoding acetate--CoA ligase family protein: MDRIAKAREIIEKAKAENRPLVEPEAKEILKLYGVPVPDFKVATNEEEAVKFAREIGYPVVMKIVSPQIIHKSDAGGVKVNIKNDEEAKQAFRTIMENAKNYKQDADLWGVIVYKMLPLGKEVIVGMIRDPQFGPAIMFGLGGIFVEILKDVSFRVAPISKEEALDMIKEIKAYPILAGARGEKPVDIEALADIVTKVGELALELPEIKELDINPVFAYEDGAVAVDARMLL, encoded by the coding sequence ATGGACAGGATCGCAAAGGCAAGGGAGATAATAGAGAAGGCCAAGGCCGAAAACAGGCCGCTCGTTGAGCCGGAGGCCAAGGAGATACTCAAGCTCTACGGCGTCCCGGTTCCAGACTTCAAGGTTGCCACCAACGAGGAGGAAGCGGTGAAGTTCGCTAGGGAGATCGGCTACCCGGTCGTTATGAAGATCGTTTCCCCGCAGATCATCCACAAGAGCGACGCCGGCGGTGTCAAGGTCAACATCAAGAACGATGAGGAGGCCAAGCAGGCCTTCAGGACCATCATGGAGAACGCCAAGAACTACAAGCAGGACGCGGACCTCTGGGGCGTCATCGTCTACAAGATGCTCCCGCTCGGCAAGGAGGTCATCGTTGGCATGATCCGCGATCCGCAGTTCGGCCCGGCCATCATGTTCGGTCTCGGCGGCATCTTCGTCGAGATACTCAAGGACGTCAGCTTCCGCGTTGCCCCAATAAGCAAGGAAGAGGCCCTCGACATGATCAAGGAGATCAAAGCCTACCCGATCCTCGCCGGCGCCCGTGGCGAGAAGCCGGTGGACATCGAGGCCCTTGCAGACATCGTTACCAAGGTCGGAGAGCTCGCCCTTGAGCTTCCGGAGATCAAGGAGCTCGACATCAACCCGGTCTTCGCCTACGAGGACGGCGCTGTTGCCGTCGATGCTAGGATGCTTCTCTGA
- a CDS encoding DUF4139 domain-containing protein, giving the protein MRTAFKVALSLGLIIILMVAINGFNETRASPKNTTVALYDSAQIGVVSRVLNLSLEKGINRVPLDELAGTNVEEITIRPLNEGVQFLGLYSEESSENIYDSNVGSDVEVKTSDGNVIKGKFLGMKNGQLIIQNGGNLYAINPAKIAYFKASRIEKRGGVYASFLAEKAGIYPVEITYRVQGMNWKMRYKLYLSNDTAKLIGYVLLSNPTSQEFDGAKVALVSGDVNFYSGSPRYLYNVAATKEGAVEVPVQGPEKVEAFYVYSLGSVDIRPASTMLFPYIASEVRVKREYLYESWAYGSSGNAYESVSFEAEHVLPAGVVEIYRENGEGTLLIGESHIEHTPKGDIVRIGIGKDYDLKGKTEVLQRQSGDHYAYYKIRITVQNFGDEGKTVIVRHYKYRGKLKSSSVAPSRDTYEYVEFTLNIPAGGSNEVTFDYEVNW; this is encoded by the coding sequence ATGAGAACGGCTTTTAAGGTGGCCCTTTCCTTGGGGTTAATAATAATCCTTATGGTGGCAATAAACGGCTTCAACGAGACCAGGGCTTCTCCAAAGAACACGACGGTAGCCCTCTACGATTCGGCCCAGATCGGGGTTGTGAGCAGGGTTCTGAACCTGAGCCTTGAGAAGGGAATCAACCGCGTCCCCCTCGATGAGCTCGCGGGGACGAACGTGGAGGAGATAACGATCCGGCCCTTAAACGAGGGCGTCCAGTTTCTGGGCTTGTACAGTGAGGAATCGAGCGAGAACATCTACGACTCCAACGTTGGGAGCGACGTTGAGGTCAAGACCAGCGACGGGAACGTGATAAAGGGCAAGTTCCTCGGCATGAAGAACGGCCAGCTCATCATTCAGAACGGCGGCAACCTGTACGCGATCAACCCCGCCAAGATAGCCTACTTCAAGGCCTCAAGGATCGAGAAGAGGGGTGGTGTCTACGCGAGCTTCCTGGCCGAAAAGGCGGGAATCTACCCGGTTGAGATAACCTACCGCGTCCAGGGGATGAACTGGAAGATGAGGTACAAGCTCTACCTGAGCAATGACACGGCAAAGCTCATCGGCTACGTCCTCCTCAGCAACCCGACGTCTCAGGAGTTCGACGGCGCAAAGGTCGCCCTCGTCTCCGGGGACGTTAACTTCTACTCAGGCTCTCCGAGGTACCTCTACAACGTTGCCGCGACAAAGGAAGGGGCCGTTGAGGTGCCCGTTCAAGGGCCGGAGAAGGTTGAGGCCTTCTACGTCTACTCTCTCGGCTCGGTCGATATAAGGCCTGCGAGCACGATGCTCTTCCCGTACATCGCGAGCGAGGTGAGGGTGAAGAGGGAGTACCTCTACGAGAGCTGGGCCTACGGGAGCAGTGGAAACGCTTACGAGTCCGTTTCATTCGAGGCGGAGCACGTCCTTCCGGCCGGTGTTGTCGAGATCTACCGCGAGAATGGTGAGGGGACCCTCCTGATCGGCGAGTCCCACATCGAGCACACTCCGAAGGGCGACATCGTCAGGATCGGCATAGGTAAGGACTACGACCTAAAGGGGAAGACTGAGGTTCTTCAGCGCCAGAGCGGCGACCACTACGCCTACTACAAGATCAGGATAACCGTGCAGAACTTCGGCGATGAGGGCAAGACCGTCATAGTACGCCACTACAAGTATCGCGGCAAGCTCAAGAGCTCAAGCGTGGCCCCGAGCAGGGACACCTACGAGTACGTCGAGTTCACCCTCAACATCCCGGCCGGCGGTTCCAATGAGGTCACCTTTGACTACGAAGTGAACTGGTGA
- the eif2g gene encoding translation initiation factor IF-2 subunit gamma, with protein MAKKKEIRQAEVNIGMVGHVDHGKTTLTKALTGIWTDTHSEELRRGITIKIGFADAEIRKCPNCRRYSTSPICPYCGHKTEFERRVSFIDAPGHEALMTTMLAGASLMDGAVLVIAANEGVMPQTREHLMALQIVGNKNIVIALNKIELVDREKVMERYHEIKEFVKGTVAENAPIIPISALHGANVDVLLEAIEEFIPTPKHDLRKTPRMLILRSFDVNKPGTPPEKLVGGVIGGSIIQGKLKVGDEIEIRPGVPYEDHGRIKYEPITTEITSLQAGGRFVEEAYPGGLVGVGTKLDPFLTKGDLMAGNVVGRPGKLPPVWDDLRLEVHLLERVVGTEEELRVEPIKRKEVLLLNVGTARTMGLVTGLGKDEVELKLQIPVCAEPGARVAISRQVGSRWRLIGYGFIRE; from the coding sequence ATGGCGAAGAAGAAGGAGATTAGACAGGCTGAAGTCAACATCGGTATGGTTGGTCACGTTGATCACGGCAAGACCACACTCACGAAGGCCCTAACTGGAATCTGGACCGATACCCACAGCGAGGAGCTGAGAAGGGGCATCACAATCAAGATAGGCTTTGCCGATGCAGAGATCAGGAAGTGCCCGAACTGCCGGAGATACTCAACTTCCCCGATCTGTCCCTACTGCGGCCACAAGACCGAGTTCGAGAGGCGCGTTTCCTTTATAGACGCTCCTGGCCACGAGGCCCTGATGACGACGATGCTGGCCGGTGCTTCCCTCATGGACGGTGCTGTTCTGGTTATAGCGGCCAACGAGGGCGTGATGCCCCAGACGAGGGAGCATTTGATGGCCCTTCAGATAGTCGGCAACAAGAACATAGTCATTGCCCTAAACAAGATCGAACTGGTTGACAGGGAGAAGGTCATGGAGCGCTACCACGAGATCAAGGAGTTCGTTAAGGGGACCGTTGCTGAAAACGCCCCGATAATCCCGATTTCCGCTTTACACGGTGCCAACGTTGACGTTCTCCTTGAGGCGATTGAGGAGTTCATTCCAACGCCGAAACACGACCTCAGGAAGACTCCTAGGATGCTCATCCTGAGAAGCTTTGACGTCAACAAGCCCGGAACCCCGCCGGAGAAGCTCGTGGGCGGCGTCATCGGCGGTTCAATAATCCAGGGCAAGCTGAAGGTCGGAGACGAGATCGAGATAAGGCCCGGCGTTCCCTACGAAGACCACGGGCGTATAAAGTACGAGCCCATAACCACGGAGATAACCTCACTTCAGGCGGGTGGAAGGTTCGTTGAGGAGGCGTATCCGGGCGGTCTCGTTGGAGTTGGAACCAAACTCGACCCCTTCCTGACCAAGGGCGACCTCATGGCCGGAAACGTCGTTGGAAGGCCCGGAAAGCTCCCGCCGGTCTGGGATGACCTGAGACTCGAAGTTCACCTACTTGAGCGCGTCGTTGGAACCGAGGAGGAGCTCAGGGTCGAGCCGATAAAGAGGAAGGAAGTCCTCCTGCTCAACGTTGGAACTGCAAGGACGATGGGTCTCGTTACCGGCCTCGGAAAGGACGAGGTCGAACTCAAGCTCCAGATACCCGTCTGCGCCGAGCCGGGAGCCAGGGTGGCCATCAGCAGGCAGGTTGGGAGCAGGTGGAGGCTCATAGGCTACGGTTTCATCAGGGAGTGA
- a CDS encoding PIN domain-containing protein, whose translation MSETERREWLVIPDTNFLLVPGQFGVDIIRELERVIQARFRVAVPDVILQELDVIERKSRGRDLMAVRMAKKLAERFDVVEVGRFGERPIDDQLLDFAVKNERVIVCTNDKGLKKRLRERGVPVVYLRSKKILELEGMLE comes from the coding sequence ATGTCCGAAACTGAGAGGCGCGAGTGGCTCGTTATCCCCGACACGAACTTTCTCCTCGTTCCGGGCCAGTTCGGGGTGGACATAATACGCGAGCTGGAGCGCGTTATCCAGGCTCGGTTCAGGGTCGCCGTTCCGGACGTCATCCTTCAGGAGCTCGATGTGATAGAGCGAAAATCCCGCGGCAGGGATTTGATGGCCGTCAGGATGGCGAAGAAGCTCGCGGAGAGGTTTGACGTTGTAGAAGTCGGCCGCTTTGGCGAGAGGCCGATAGATGACCAGCTCCTGGATTTTGCGGTGAAGAACGAGCGCGTTATCGTCTGCACGAACGACAAGGGCCTCAAAAAAAGGCTCCGCGAGAGAGGAGTTCCCGTCGTCTACCTCCGTTCGAAGAAAATACTGGAGCTTGAGGGGATGCTTGAGTGA
- a CDS encoding type II toxin-antitoxin system HicA family toxin, whose protein sequence is MKLPRDVSGIELIKALQKFGYIPVRQWGSHVVLIHNSGKIVVVPLPKKLKTGLLKAIMKEVGITTEELIHLLEDP, encoded by the coding sequence GTGAAGCTTCCAAGGGACGTTTCGGGGATTGAGCTGATAAAAGCCCTTCAGAAGTTCGGTTATATCCCCGTGAGACAGTGGGGCTCTCATGTAGTACTCATTCACAATTCTGGAAAGATAGTTGTGGTTCCCCTCCCTAAAAAGCTAAAAACCGGTCTCCTAAAAGCGATAATGAAAGAGGTTGGCATCACAACTGAGGAGCTCATACACCTTCTGGAAGATCCATAA
- a CDS encoding type II toxin-antitoxin system HicB family antitoxin — protein MKFRVIIEPQPEGGYVAYVPALPGCVSQGETKEEVLRNIKEAIELYLEVVEEQKLKDTMREIKRRDNVQIAEVSV, from the coding sequence TTGAAGTTTCGGGTTATCATAGAGCCCCAGCCGGAAGGCGGTTACGTTGCCTACGTACCAGCACTCCCAGGGTGTGTAAGTCAGGGCGAGACCAAAGAGGAAGTTCTGAGGAATATTAAAGAGGCAATCGAGCTGTATCTCGAAGTCGTCGAAGAGCAGAAGCTGAAGGACACAATGCGTGAGATCAAACGCCGAGATAACGTGCAGATTGCGGAGGTCTCCGTGTGA